The sequence TTTTTTAGCTCGTTGCTGATTGGACAACCGATTTCACGCACCATGTGGCCAATCACCGAGCAGCACGCCTGCTTATAAATACACTGCGTCTTCTTGGCCAACAGTACACAGTCAAAATTAAATCACAACATATCGAATTATGAGCGGAAGAGGAAAAACCGGCGGCAAGGTCAAGGCAAAGGCCAAGTCTCGTTCTTCACGTGCGGGTCTTCAATTCCCGGTCGGTCGCGTCCACAGACTGCTCCGCAAAGGCAACTATGCCCAGCGCACTGGTGCCGGCGCTCCCGTCTACCTGGCGGCGGTACTCGAGTACCTGACCGCCGAGATCCTCGAGTTGGCCGGCAACGCTGCCCGCGACAACAAGAAGACCAGAATCATCCCCCGTCACCTGCAGCTGGCGGTCCGCAACGACGAGGAGCTCAACAAACTTCTGGGCGGCGTCACCATCGCTCAGGGCGGCGTGTTGCCCAACATCCAGGCGGTTCTTCTTCCCAAGAAGAGTGAGAAAGCCAACACCAAGACGAAGTAGAACTAGAACAACTTCACGCTTTCTACGCAACCCACAAAGGCTCTTTTAAGAGCCACCCAATCACGTCACAAAAGAGGACATGATTCCttaattctttttcatttgttttgatgCTGTACAATAATGTAGGTTAATTTAAGGAAAGTGTTAACACTTATAAATGTGTAATGACATTAAACTCAATTACGTTTCTTTTCAAGTGgtttacgtttttttaaaaaaatggtgtATGAGTTAAAAAGAACAGTTTTAGAGCTGTCCAGTTCAAAATAAAGGAACTACAAATTTGACATACTGAatattatgttttacatttcggGCCACTTCAATAACACCGTAGTAGGATATAATGGCCTTCAAAGACTATTTCGTGTATATTTAACTTACTCTAAAATGGAACGTTAAtacatttgatttgaaaaacaaaaatacttctTTGTGACGTATTTTGCGCTAAGTAAAGCTCCTCCCATCTAAGTTTGCGTCAACTGTTGTTGCTCTTTCAGGTCCGCAAGCAAGAAAGGTCGCCCTCAGTGTTCAAGTCATTCTAAAGCAGTCTAACTATGACGATTGTAATAGAGCTCAGCAGGTCTGAAGGTCTGGGCAATGATTATTTATACTACTATGTATGATTTGatagaaaataatacaaataaaataattgtttcaAACTATTATAATGGCTGTGTGAGACTGTGGAAAACCAGGTCATTGAATTTTGTACGTTTTAAATGATTGTGCACTCTTTAATAACAATGCTTGCTTGTTATATACTTGGTATTTGAATCTGTCTGTAAATGATGTGaaaccaaataaagttcagtaaAAAACGGAATGTGGCGCTGGTACAGTGGTATTTGCAAGTCATGAACACGTAAAACAAAAAGGATCACGTGGGTAATTGTCAGCCAATCAAAATGTGGCGTTGGCGCAGTCATATTTACATTAGTTGAacttgggggggaggggggatcGTTGAAACAGCTCACGCGAGCAACCACTATCAGCCAATCAAGAGGTGGCGTTTGCACAGTTAACCAATAGAAAAGAGGCGTTGGCACAGCTTTATGTAAATGAACGGGCTATAAAGTGTATTAGCTCGGTAGTTGCTCATACTACAGTGTTTTGAGCTTCTGCAGTCATGCCTGAACCCGCCGCCAAATCATCAGCTCCCAAGAAGGGCTCCAAGAAAGCCGTCACCAAGTCGGCCGGCAAGCCCGGCAGGAAACGAAGGAGCAAGAGAAAGGAGAGCTACGCCATCTACGTGTACAAGGTGCTGAAGCAGGTCCACCCGGACACCGGCATCTCGTCCAAGGCGATGAGCATCATGAACTCGTTCGTCAACGACATCTTCGAGCGCATCGCATCCGAGGCTTCCCGTCTGGCTCACTACAACAAGCGCTCCACCATCACCTCCAGGGAGATCCAGACCGCCGTGCGTCTCCTGCTGCCCGGCGAGCTGGCCAAGCACGCCGTGTCCGAGGGAACCAAGGCCGTCACCAAGTATACCAGCTCCAAGTGATTTGTTCCAGCATGATCACCAAACCAACGGCTCTTTTAAGAGCCACCCACTTTCTCTCAAGAGTATGCAGTCTTTTAGTTGTAGAATAAATTTCAGTTTTTGTTGTGGATGTTCCTATGGGTATGTTGTAACGCAGGGTGGCTGATAGGTCTTGGAAAAAATACGGGAGAGCATATTTTATATTACATATAAAACCAAGCAAAGTGGTTGACTACAGTTATTGAAAATTCCTCACGTTTCTCAGTTCAGggttttacaatttaaagatATAAAGTGTGCCATGGGAAAATGtttgtcgctttttttttttttccccctcaaatggCAGGTAATCTGCCTGACGACAGTGTTACACATCACACCTGGTCTTCCCACAGTTTTTACACAGACAGCAGTAATAGTTTGGGGGTGTATTTTCTATCGAGCCATACATAAGTTAACCATTTTGAAACCATATGGGGATTGGAGAGGTGAGTTCTCTCAATTCCCGTTGACTTTGTTGCATCGTATAAACGGTGTCATGactgtttggttttatttgactttatttgaactgatgtaatcagcagctagtttcaactggtcagaagctatgtgatgtcaggaatctttaatctctttgtctggtcaacagtcaatcagataattccatgtcagtcacatgtctggccacagccaatcagatccattcgcTGTCTACGTAAGTCTGACAGAAGTGTGCTGGTGCCGGTTTATTTCAATGATGCCTTTCTCGTTATTTCTGGTCTCGTCAAGTTAGATCCACGCCTTGATTTCAACTGCAATTTATGTTGCATTGCATGTAAATGGCTCTTGTTTATGACTATTCAAAATAGTATTTGTAGATGGTGTATAAACCTGACAGTATTACTAAAAGCTGTTGTAAACCAAAGCAGACATGAACATCACATATAACCACTGCTATCACATTTACAGTGTGGAGTTGGATACAAAAGTCATTTTTGCATGTTTAACTAAATGCATCAGGCACTTGATAAGCAAATATTCTTTATTCATAATCTATATAAAACTAGTTGACAAAATGTGCCATGTTAGGGAATGCAAGTCGCAAGATGACAATTATATAATAGGTTATTCTTTGTGTGCTATAAATGTACATGGTAGAACGGACCTTGTGACAAGTCCTGATCTTAATCCaccaaaaaaggcaaaaaataaaataaaaaataaactaaaaagccATAAAACAGGCTGCAACGGATGCTCAGTAGGCATGAACCAACATAGGACAAATACATCAGTTGCATAAGattaaaatgtgttaaataaattaacttttttttaatgtttttttttatatgtttgaGGAAAAGAGCAGAAAATTACATtagtttgcaattttttttaatcatgtccaACCGAAATttgagtacccccccccccccccacacacacacacacacatacatatttgTAGTTGCACTTTAATAtgagtaaaataaaagtattttacACATAATGGGACACCATGAGTATGAAGAAAGTTTGAATTATTGCCGTCATGCAAAGTATTATTGAAGCACTGCATGAAAAACTGGAGTGTGCTTGCCGCCATCACAAAACGTTGTCTTACTCCGAAACGACGACCAAAATTTAGATTTTGGCCCCTTGACCAccttgacaaaaatgttttgtaaatCTGTAAAACAACCGTTTTTGATCTGCGAgcgattttcaacattttagaggttaaacaagagAGGAAAGTCAGACAGCCTCGTTGCTCGCACCAATGAAGATGTGCCCTTTGGAGGCTCTGCAAGATAAACGAAGCACGTCAACGAACTgtaaacaatttcaaaatggatACTTACTTGTTTTGTAtcacttcaagtgatatttgGTATTTAAGTTAGTTTCCATTGTGATTTTTCACCTTTTTACGTGTGCGAAGAAAGCACAAGCGTGTCTGCTGGCGGACTGCTTGACTCTTTACGGTTCTCATGTCGGTTTTAAGTACCGCCTCGGAGCCTGGCAGCAGCATTTTTTCTCACGAGTCTTGAGTCTGACACCAAAATTACGAAAATGGCAGAAGTTGCTCCAGCTCCAGCTCCAGTGGCGGCGACGAAAAGCGGCACCAAGAAGAAGGCGGCGCCCAAGCCCAAATCGCCTGGACCCAGCGCCAGCGAGCTCATCCTCGAAGCGGTGGCCGCGTCCAATGAACGCAATGGCGTCTCCCTGGCCGCCCTCAAGAAGCATCTGGTCAACAAAGGTTACGACGTGGACAAGAACAAAGCTCGTCTGAAGACGGTCATCAAAAGCATGGTGGCCAAAGGGACTCTTGTCCAGACCAGCGGTACCGGCGCTTCCGGCTCTTTCAAGATGAACAAGACGGAAGGGAAGGCGAAGAAGGCTCCTGCAACGTCTGTGAAGAAGGCAAGTAAGCCCGCTACCAAGAAAGCCACCAAGGCGACGCCCAGCAAAGTCAAGAAGTCCGCAAAGAGTACCGCTAAGGCGGCGGTAACTAAAAAATCTCCCGCGACAAAGACGACTTCTGCCGCTAAGAAGACTTCTGCAGCTAAGAAGGCTACTGCAGCCAAGAAAGCCGCCGCGGTCAAGAAAGCCCCCGCGGCCAAGAAGGCTCCGGCCAAAAAGGCCTCCAAGCCCAAAGTAGTAAAGAAGACTACACCCAAGAAGAAGTAATTCAACTCTCATCAACACAAACGGCTCTTTTAAGAGCCACCACATTTACTTTTAAAGAGCAATATTTCTCCTTTACATACTATGAACTTCCATAGTATGAAGTGTCACATTAAATAAACAACTACTCGTAACGAAACAATTTTAAACAACTTTGTTTACCTGCAGTACAACGGGACAACAGTGTGTGGCAGCAAAGTACGTAGTTATTCAACAcagttgtaaaataaaaatactcactTCTATTACTCTAcgtatgttgtttttaaaatgtgatataAAATTTTAGAATGTAAttaattgtattgtttttttttcccaatcacTAATTTGCTTTGAGTATCAACGTGCTTCTACCATAAAAAGGGACCGTGTTCCACTTTAGTAATTTACAACATATCTAGCTAGCGCATTTCCTTCATTCAACGTTTACTAGCCGTTCGTCAGTAGTGGTTGCTGATTGGTTCGATTTAAATTCAAATCGTCCAATGGTAAAACAGCTTTCGCGCGCGCGCTTACTTAAACGCACCAATCAGCGCTGTCTCGCCCGTATAAAATTCGCTGCTCCGCGAGCTTCGGTTATTCGAACTACTTGAGCAAAGATGGCAAGAACCAAGCAAACCGCTCGCAAGTCTACTGGAGGCAAAGCCCCAAGGAAGCAGTTGGCCACCAAGGCGGCCCGCAAGAGCGCACCGGCCACCGGCGGTGTCAAGAAGCCTCACCGCTACAGGCCCGGCACCGTAGCTCTCCGTGAGATCCGCCGCTACCAGAAGTCCACCGAGCTGCTCATCCGCAAGTTACCCTTCCAGCGTTTGGTCAGGGAGATCGCTCAGGATTTCAAGACCGACCTTCGCTTTCAGAGCTCGGCCGTCATGGCGCTCCAGGAGTCCAGCGAGGCGTATCTGGTGGGTCTGTTTGAGGACACCAACTTGTGCGCCATCCACGCCAAGCGGGTGACCATCATGCCCAAAGACATCCAGCTGGCCCGCAGAATCCGCGGGGAGAGGGCATAAGCCACATCAACACGACCCAACAACGGCTCTTTTAAGAGCCACCACCTTTGCAACTAAATGAGACGATTCCTACATAATGCGTGACATGTGTATGATTATGCAAATATTGGAATTAAACATAACTTTAGTAAAAGTGTACCATTTATAAATTAATCTCTTATGAAACCACATAACCGCTAACACTTTTGAATGGAAGGGGTTATGAGGGTGTAATTTGAAATGAACCGGAAATTCTTAACCCAACATTTCTACCGGAAATGAGCTGCTGTGTAGTGTATTACTCCATACTCCAATTTCAAGTTTAAATCTTTACCATGAGGGTATTTGTTTTGATAAGTCCCATTCAATCATTATCAGTTGAATCATTGTAATGTCATTTGAGTATCAGCATACTACTGTATTATGATAAATGACTTGCAAGTATTTCGATGCTTTAAAAGCTCGCTCTGTTATTAATTTTAGCTCAATAAAGCAAGACACCTGTGATGAACCAATACAAAGTAGGATTGTAGATCAGATCGCCGTGTAATTTGACAAATTAAGGAATTATATTTTACACGTCACATACGAAAACAGCCCAACATTACACAAAAGAAAGCAGCCAAGCGACAAACGTAGCTTGTTACTGATTGGACAACCGTTTCCCCGCATGAACTGGCCAATCACTCTCCATCCACAAGAGAGCAGCCACGCGGCAATTGTAGCTCTTTGCTGATTGGACAACCGTTTCCCCGCAGCAGTTAGCCAATCATTGAACAGCAGCAGTGTGTATAAGTACCCCCTACTGTCGAAGGAGTGTTAGATACTTTCGAAGTTGCACTACTGAGGTTGTGAAAATGAGCGGCAGAGGAAAAACTACCGGCAAGGCCCGAGCAAAGGCCAAGACTCGTTCGTCCCGTGCGGGACTTCAGTTCCCCGTGGGTCGTGTCCACAGGCTGCTCCGCAAAGGCAACTACGCCCAGCGCGTCGGCGCAGGCGCGCCCGTCTACTTGGCGGCGGTGCTGGAGTACTTGACCGCAGAGATTCTGGAGTTGGCCGGCAACGCCGCCCGCGACAACAAGAAGACGAGAATCATCCCGCGTCACTTGCAACTCGCGGTCCGCAACGACGAGGAGCTCAACAAACTTCTCGGCGGTGTCACAATCGCTCAGGGCGGCGTTCTACCCAATATCCAGGCCGTGCTTTTGCCAAAGAAGGCCGAAAAAGTTGGCAAAAAGTAAACTTTAgttactataaaaacaaaacggcTCTTTTAAGAGCCACTCACACTTCTGAAAGAGTATTTCCACCTGCCTTTTCCTATTGATGACAATGAACGAAACTAATGTAGGCTAAGGCCATAATATTTACCCAAATGAAGCTGGACAATGTGGGGAATCCCCAGCCTGGGGATGTTCTGAAAGTATCGGACAGGAGCCAATGTTTAGTAGTTTACTACTGTAGTGTTGGGTTTATAAAAtagcttaaaaaatatatatttctgagaggtattttaagtacattttcaaCTTCACATGATACAGTAGGTAGTACCTACCTAGCTGTTGCATGATCAAAATGTCATTGAACATACACAGGTCTgttaatgtattattttgtaatACAAGTCAAAGTAGTTTGAAACCATTATTTCCCAAAGTCATCATTAGTACATTATGTCCAACAGCAAAATGAGTAAACAAAAAAGGGGGAAGAAAAAGTATCGTACAGAGTAATTAATAAAATGCGCAATATTgtttacagtaaataaaacagTATATACGACAGGAGAgccaaacaaaaatacagtaaagtGTTTATTGTAAACTCCTTGACGGATTCAAATtgataattacaaaaaatcaaTTAACAATTGTGATTCCAATGTTGATAACTTAAGAACCAAAAATTAAAGACATCATGGAGTTCAAATAACCCATTTCTGAAAGAACGTAACCTCCACTGAGCCGTTGAACACGTCACAAAGGAAATGTGGCGTTATTTGCTCTCAGCCAATCAAAAAGttgcgctggcacagtcctatTTGCATGAGAGCCTCTATAAGAGCCCTGCCTCTGCTTTCATTCCTTAGTTCGGATCAGAAGTTCCGTGTCAGAGTTAAGAGCGCTAAATCGCCATGCCTGAACCCGCAAAGACCGTGTCGAAGAAGGGCTCCAAGAAAGCCGTCACCAAGGCTCCTGGCAAGCCCGGCAGGAAAAGAAGGAGCAAGAGAAAGGAGAGCTACGCCATCTACGTGTACAAGGTGCTGAAGCAGGTCCACCCGGACACCGGCATCTCGTCCAAGGCGATGAGCATCATGAACTCGTTCGTCAACGACATCTTTGAGCGCATCGCATCCGAGGCTTCTCGTCTGGCTCATTACAACAAGCGCTCCACCATCTCATCCAGGGAGATCCAGACCGCCGTGCGTCTCCTTCTGCCTGGCGAGTTGGCCAAACACGCCGTGTCTGAGGGGACCAAGGCCGTCACCAAGTACACCAGCTCCAAGTAATTTTGCTCCAGCATGATCAACAACAACGGCTCTTTTAAGAGCCACCCACTTTCCTCTTAAAGCGTATGCGTTCCATTAGTTCAGCATATTCCGTGAAATAACTGATTTATAGTTGTATCACTACTATTGATTAAACATCTTTATTGGTAAAATTGTCTCCTTCATTTATATAACTTTCAAATTGCATTAACTGTCATAAAGCTctttaaagaaacaaaacaaacattatctACAGTACAATGACAACAACCCTCCCACTTTTAATGTTTGATGCAGTTTAAGAGGACATAACCTGTCTCCTTTCAACGGTTGATCGGGGACACATACAAAACATTGATCACATGACGTTCCGTACGTTTGCGACACTTTAGTGGAGATTTCGTAACAGTGGTCTAATCGTTAAGCacggttttgcttttttttttttttttccccatataatTGAACTTCAGGTTTTGGAGTCTCAAATTGGTTTGCAGCCGTATGTATGCGTctcattttgtttaaagtatTTGGGTCTTCATAGTCAATTTATTTGTCCAAGTGGACTTGCCGTACATTTTGCGTCGATGCTGTACTTCCGcatacgtttattttttttaatgtaatcacAATCACTCGATCGTTCTTCCTGAACGTTTTGCGTTGGATAAAGCGGAACTATGTGTGTATCATTGTATGTTCCTACACGGATGTGTTGTAGGGGTAAACATGGCAAGCAAGATACAAAGACACGTACATAGTTAAGCTAGCATTGATTGCAGCTCGTCCGTTTGTTGGCGCAGCCGTcgctgattacatttttttgtgtgtccggTTTAACTCGTCTTGCACGTTAAAGATTTTCGAACTTACCCAAGCTTCTTTTAGTTTCGCTTCtcttttagcttagcttgctagccgctaacaattGGAGACGCGTTTGCTACCAACCGGTTGCTCAGCAGTATGTGTGAAAAGTGCGGTTATCGTGTGACAAAATGTTTGCAGTAACGGAAATAAAGTACGAGGAGGAACTTTGTGGAACAAAAGAGGAGAGCGGTCGACAAAGGGCAGGTTTGCTCATTACTTACTCTCATTTCTTTAGTCAGtaacttcaacttttttttccttttacctcCTTTTGCATGCTATAAACGCGtctcatgttaaaaaaacaaaaaaaacaaacacgttgtacatgttttgaacacgaatacagaaataaattgtaatcaGAAAATGTATCAAAGATACAACGCGTTTTGTAGTTTGCAGACCCCTTGGATTTCATTAAAtaattgacataaaaaaaaaaaaaaaacaaccattgcaaacaaaataatttagtCAAGGCTCCTTTTGTAATTCATGCAAGTGCTGTACAGAAATGTGCGTGCCTCAAACACTGAACATTTGAGCCCTGTATGGAATAATTAATGAGCGGCCATTTTCAGACGTcgatttcagtcgacagcagggggCGGTGCTGCATGAAATGTCAGCATCTTTGGATGGCGGAAAAGCAGGGGGATTGAATCGATGAATTCGTTTTTCAACCAGcgcaatattaattaattagaatGCCGTGTTTTGACTAGCAGGGCCACATAGGACAACTCGACTTTTAAGTCC comes from Festucalex cinctus isolate MCC-2025b chromosome 15, RoL_Fcin_1.0, whole genome shotgun sequence and encodes:
- the LOC144002893 gene encoding histone H2A-like, which codes for MSGRGKTGGKVKAKAKSRSSRAGLQFPVGRVHRLLRKGNYAQRTGAGAPVYLAAVLEYLTAEILELAGNAARDNKKTRIIPRHLQLAVRNDEELNKLLGGVTIAQGGVLPNIQAVLLPKKSEKANTKTK
- the LOC144002901 gene encoding histone H2B-like, whose product is MPEPAAKSSAPKKGSKKAVTKSAGKPGRKRRSKRKESYAIYVYKVLKQVHPDTGISSKAMSIMNSFVNDIFERIASEASRLAHYNKRSTITSREIQTAVRLLLPGELAKHAVSEGTKAVTKYTSSK
- the LOC144002892 gene encoding histone H1.3-like, with translation MAEVAPAPAPVAATKSGTKKKAAPKPKSPGPSASELILEAVAASNERNGVSLAALKKHLVNKGYDVDKNKARLKTVIKSMVAKGTLVQTSGTGASGSFKMNKTEGKAKKAPATSVKKASKPATKKATKATPSKVKKSAKSTAKAAVTKKSPATKTTSAAKKTSAAKKATAAKKAAAVKKAPAAKKAPAKKASKPKVVKKTTPKKK
- the LOC144002441 gene encoding histone H3-like — its product is MARTKQTARKSTGGKAPRKQLATKAARKSAPATGGVKKPHRYRPGTVALREIRRYQKSTELLIRKLPFQRLVREIAQDFKTDLRFQSSAVMALQESSEAYLVGLFEDTNLCAIHAKRVTIMPKDIQLARRIRGERA
- the LOC144002897 gene encoding histone H2A-like — encoded protein: MSGRGKTTGKARAKAKTRSSRAGLQFPVGRVHRLLRKGNYAQRVGAGAPVYLAAVLEYLTAEILELAGNAARDNKKTRIIPRHLQLAVRNDEELNKLLGGVTIAQGGVLPNIQAVLLPKKAEKVGKK
- the LOC144002889 gene encoding histone H2B 1/2-like isoform X2, with translation MPEPAKTVSKKGSKKAVTKAPGKPGRKRRSKRKESYAIYVYKVLKQVHPDTGISSKAMSIMNSFVNDIFERIASEASRLAHYNKRSTISSREIQTAVRLLLPGELAKHAVSEGTKAVTKYTSSKHH